Proteins encoded by one window of Pseudonocardia alni:
- a CDS encoding beta-ketoacyl-[acyl-carrier-protein] synthase family protein codes for MTDGVVVTGFGATTPLGGDAASTWEALLAGKSGVGTTRADWTERFDLPVSISAQLAVEPTEVLPRVQARRMDRCEQVAMVAAKEAWAHAGLGAIPGEDGAAVEAERLAVVIGAGIGGAPTLLAQDDLLEEHGLRKVSPLTVPMLMPNGPAALVSLEYKAKGGVHSPASACATGAEALAWAYKLLRDGEVDVVLAGGAESCIVPITVAGFVQSRTLSTRNDDPERASRPFDTGRDGFVLGEGSGVLVLEREEFAKARGATVHGRLAGIGLTSDAYHITGPDPEGEGQIRAMQKAVAGAGLTASDIVHVNCHATSTVVGDVGEATAVKRAFGDHPVLTAPKSALGHLVGGAGAVEGIIALLSVRDDIVPATLNLTDKDPKVELDVVAGEPRKMTVDAAVNNSFGFGGHNASLVFTKA; via the coding sequence ATGACCGACGGAGTGGTCGTCACCGGTTTCGGGGCCACCACCCCGCTCGGCGGGGACGCCGCCTCCACCTGGGAGGCGCTGCTCGCCGGGAAGTCCGGGGTGGGAACCACCCGGGCCGACTGGACCGAGCGGTTCGACCTGCCGGTGTCCATTTCGGCCCAGCTCGCCGTGGAGCCCACCGAGGTCCTGCCCCGCGTGCAGGCCCGCCGGATGGACCGGTGCGAGCAGGTCGCGATGGTGGCCGCCAAGGAGGCCTGGGCGCACGCCGGGCTCGGCGCGATCCCCGGCGAGGACGGGGCCGCGGTCGAGGCGGAGCGGCTCGCCGTCGTCATCGGCGCCGGCATCGGCGGCGCGCCGACGCTGCTCGCGCAGGACGACCTGCTCGAGGAGCACGGGCTGCGCAAGGTCTCGCCGCTGACCGTGCCGATGCTCATGCCCAACGGTCCGGCCGCGCTGGTGAGCCTGGAGTACAAGGCCAAGGGCGGGGTGCACTCCCCCGCCTCGGCGTGCGCCACCGGCGCCGAGGCACTGGCCTGGGCCTACAAGCTGCTGCGCGACGGGGAGGTCGACGTCGTCCTCGCGGGCGGCGCCGAGTCCTGCATCGTGCCGATCACCGTGGCCGGGTTCGTGCAGTCGCGGACGCTGTCCACCCGCAACGACGACCCGGAGCGCGCCTCCCGGCCGTTCGACACCGGGCGGGACGGCTTCGTCCTCGGTGAGGGCTCGGGCGTGCTCGTGCTCGAGCGCGAGGAGTTCGCCAAGGCCCGCGGCGCCACCGTGCACGGCCGCCTCGCCGGGATCGGTCTGACGTCCGACGCGTACCACATCACCGGGCCCGACCCCGAGGGCGAGGGCCAGATCCGGGCGATGCAGAAGGCCGTGGCCGGGGCCGGTCTGACCGCCTCCGACATCGTCCACGTCAACTGCCACGCCACCTCCACGGTGGTCGGCGACGTGGGCGAGGCGACCGCCGTGAAACGGGCGTTCGGCGACCACCCGGTGCTCACCGCACCGAAGTCGGCGCTCGGGCACCTCGTGGGCGGGGCCGGGGCCGTCGAGGGGATCATCGCGCTGCTCAGCGTGCGCGACGACATCGTCCCCGCGACGCTCAACCTGACCGACAAGGACCCGAAGGTCGAGCTGGACGTCGTCGCCGGTGAGCCGCGGAAGATGACCGTGGACGCCGCCGTCAACAACTCGTTCGGCTTCGGCGGGCACAACGCCTCGCTGGTGTTCACCAAGGCCTGA
- a CDS encoding DUF3145 domain-containing protein, which produces MSTRGVVFVHSSPTAVCPHVEWALSGVLGTRVSLEWSAQPVASGQMRAECTWSGPAGSGGALAGALRAWSMLRFEVTEEPSPGVDGERFMHVPGLGMWRGRTSANGDVVLPEDQLRTVMAEHGGAGLSRRLDQLLGTAWDDELESFRFAGDGAAVTLLTHRVG; this is translated from the coding sequence GTGAGCACACGCGGAGTGGTGTTCGTCCACTCGTCGCCGACTGCGGTCTGTCCGCACGTCGAGTGGGCGCTCTCGGGCGTTCTCGGAACGCGGGTCTCCCTCGAGTGGTCCGCGCAGCCGGTGGCGTCCGGTCAGATGCGGGCCGAGTGCACCTGGAGCGGTCCCGCCGGTAGCGGTGGGGCTCTCGCGGGGGCGCTGAGGGCCTGGTCGATGCTGCGGTTCGAGGTGACCGAGGAACCGAGCCCCGGCGTGGACGGGGAGCGGTTCATGCACGTCCCCGGCCTCGGCATGTGGCGCGGGCGCACCAGCGCCAACGGTGACGTCGTGTTGCCCGAGGACCAGCTGCGCACGGTCATGGCCGAGCACGGCGGCGCCGGGCTGTCCCGGCGCCTCGACCAGCTGCTGGGCACGGCCTGGGACGACGAGCTGGAGTCCTTCCGCTTCGCCGGCGACGGCGCGGCGGTGACACTGCTGACCCACCGGGTCGGCTGA
- a CDS encoding MBL fold metallo-hydrolase — protein MTAAPTVTDDDPDGDWTAPGVFRSAPGVYRIPLPLPQDGLRAVNVYALADDTGWTLIDSGWAIDEARDLLGKALAALGSGFGDVRRFLVTHAHRDHYTLAAVLRREYGTRVLLGAGERPNLEIITDPDRPQGEPDRTRLLRAGAAGLVDELGRAGPWPRPLPEEWEAPDEWIADRAAIAVADPAGTRTLTAVETPGHTRGHLVFADEAHELLFAGDHVLPRITPSIGLQPSPVASPLGQFLDSLRLVRSRPDATLLPAHGPVGGSAHARTDELLAHHDVRLAQCRDAVAAGHPTADAVARVLRWTRREHRLEDMDLFNRTLAVLETGAHLDVLADLGELRRAEVPDAATGVAVATYTA, from the coding sequence GTGACCGCCGCTCCCACCGTGACCGATGACGACCCGGACGGCGACTGGACCGCGCCGGGCGTGTTCCGCAGTGCCCCCGGCGTCTACCGGATCCCGTTGCCGCTGCCCCAGGACGGGCTGCGAGCCGTGAACGTCTACGCGCTCGCCGACGACACCGGCTGGACCCTGATCGACTCCGGCTGGGCGATCGACGAGGCCCGCGACCTGCTCGGCAAGGCGCTGGCCGCGCTGGGCTCCGGTTTCGGCGACGTCCGTCGCTTCCTGGTCACCCACGCCCACCGGGACCACTACACCCTGGCCGCGGTGCTGCGCCGCGAGTACGGCACCCGCGTGCTGCTCGGCGCGGGGGAGCGGCCCAACCTGGAGATCATCACCGATCCCGACCGCCCGCAGGGCGAGCCCGATCGGACCCGGCTGCTGCGTGCCGGTGCCGCCGGCCTGGTCGACGAGCTCGGCCGGGCCGGGCCGTGGCCGCGTCCGCTCCCCGAGGAGTGGGAGGCCCCGGACGAGTGGATCGCCGACCGTGCCGCCATCGCCGTCGCCGACCCGGCGGGTACCCGCACGCTGACCGCCGTGGAGACTCCGGGGCACACCCGCGGGCACCTCGTGTTCGCCGACGAGGCCCACGAGCTGCTGTTCGCCGGCGACCACGTGCTGCCCCGGATCACCCCGTCGATCGGCCTGCAGCCGTCGCCGGTGGCGAGCCCGCTCGGGCAGTTCCTCGACTCGCTGCGCCTGGTCCGGTCCCGGCCGGACGCGACCCTGCTTCCCGCACACGGCCCGGTGGGCGGCAGCGCGCACGCCCGCACCGACGAGCTGCTGGCCCACCATGACGTCCGGCTCGCCCAGTGCCGCGACGCCGTCGCCGCGGGCCACCCGACGGCCGACGCCGTCGCCCGGGTCCTGCGCTGGACCCGGCGGGAACACCGGCTGGAGGACATGGACCTGTTCAACCGGACCCTCGCGGTCCTGGAGACCGGGGCGCACCTCGACGTGCTCGCCGACCTCGGCGAGCTGCGCCGGGCCGAGGTTCCCGACGCCGCCACCGGGGTCGCCGTCGCCACCTACACCGCCTGA
- a CDS encoding helix-turn-helix domain-containing protein has translation MAAGIPEQRSGQDAPFLTVAEVADRMRVSRMTVYRLVHSGELPAVRFGRSFRVPPESVEALIESARYTGG, from the coding sequence ATGGCGGCAGGGATCCCGGAGCAACGGTCCGGGCAGGACGCGCCGTTCCTCACCGTGGCGGAGGTGGCGGACCGGATGCGGGTCTCCCGGATGACGGTGTACCGGCTGGTGCACTCCGGGGAGCTGCCCGCGGTGCGCTTCGGACGCTCGTTCCGCGTACCACCCGAGTCGGTGGAGGCGTTGATCGAGTCGGCGCGCTACACCGGCGGGTGA
- a CDS encoding methyltransferase domain-containing protein produces MLPVDAASARRVADTYDTAEARTERERTLELLDPRAGEQILVVGTGPGQLLDEVARAVGPGATGVDPDPVMVTLARRRCGTRAVVTQRALAGPGSLPGGPYDAVACLQVLEFLEDLPAAVAELYRVLRPGGRLLVLDTDWTSLHWPGPGQDRHRRIRDAWCTTVPRSRLPYELGPLLQRAGFDGEWTRRMPMRGPASTGYGAALREMVADAAPGRCGLTRADVDAWASGVASCGDEPFSVDRWFLGAVRP; encoded by the coding sequence ATGCTGCCGGTCGACGCCGCGAGCGCGCGGCGGGTCGCGGACACCTACGACACCGCCGAGGCGCGCACCGAACGGGAGCGGACCCTGGAGCTGCTGGATCCGCGGGCCGGTGAGCAGATCCTGGTCGTCGGGACCGGGCCGGGACAGCTGCTCGACGAGGTCGCGCGGGCAGTCGGTCCGGGCGCCACGGGTGTCGACCCGGACCCGGTGATGGTGACGCTGGCGCGACGCCGGTGCGGCACCCGGGCCGTCGTCACGCAGCGCGCGCTGGCCGGTCCGGGCTCGCTGCCCGGCGGGCCGTACGACGCGGTGGCCTGTCTGCAGGTGCTCGAGTTCCTCGAGGACCTGCCGGCGGCCGTCGCCGAGCTGTACCGGGTCCTGCGCCCGGGCGGGCGGCTGCTGGTCCTGGACACGGACTGGACCTCGCTCCACTGGCCCGGGCCCGGGCAGGACCGGCACCGCCGCATCCGCGACGCATGGTGCACCACGGTGCCGCGGTCGCGGCTGCCCTACGAGCTGGGCCCGCTGCTGCAGCGCGCCGGGTTCGACGGGGAGTGGACGCGCCGGATGCCGATGCGCGGGCCGGCCTCCACCGGCTACGGCGCCGCGCTGCGGGAGATGGTCGCCGACGCCGCGCCGGGCCGGTGCGGGCTCACCCGGGCCGACGTCGACGCGTGGGCGTCGGGCGTCGCGTCCTGCGGCGACGAGCCGTTCTCGGTGGACCGCTGGTTCCTGGGTGCCGTCCGGCCCTGA
- a CDS encoding NUDIX domain-containing protein: MSERYRVVPASYVLLLRGTGERTEVLLQLRAGTGFMDGHWAAAAAGHVEAGEDAAAAAVREAHEELGITVDPADLVPLTAVHRTQRNGNPVDERVDFFFTCRRWAGEPRRAEDGKTAGLDWFALADLPADTVPHERAVLEDLRDGGVAAVRSHGFR, translated from the coding sequence GTGAGCGAGCGCTACCGGGTCGTCCCGGCGTCCTACGTCCTGCTGCTGCGCGGCACCGGTGAACGCACCGAGGTGCTGCTCCAGCTGCGGGCGGGCACCGGGTTCATGGACGGCCACTGGGCCGCCGCCGCGGCCGGGCACGTCGAGGCGGGCGAGGACGCGGCGGCCGCCGCGGTGCGCGAGGCCCACGAGGAGCTCGGCATCACCGTCGATCCCGCCGACCTCGTCCCGCTGACCGCGGTGCACCGCACCCAGCGCAACGGGAACCCGGTCGACGAACGCGTCGACTTCTTCTTCACCTGCCGACGCTGGGCCGGCGAGCCACGTCGCGCCGAGGACGGGAAGACCGCGGGCCTGGACTGGTTCGCCCTCGCCGACCTGCCCGCCGACACGGTCCCGCACGAACGCGCGGTGCTCGAGGACCTGCGCGACGGCGGCGTCGCCGCGGTCCGCAGCCACGGCTTCCGGTAG
- a CDS encoding alpha/beta fold hydrolase, whose amino-acid sequence MAAPTSRPAPVGDRLGVVPPRDSELRFRTVHGYRRAFRVAGSGPAVVLVHGIGDSSATWEAVFPALARRHLVIAPDLLGHGHSDKPRADYSVAAYANGVRDLLGVLGVPRATLVGHSLGGGVAMQFAYQYPERTERLVLVGTGGAGPEVTPLLRAVSLPGAHAVLAASQLPLLRWQLGWALDALRLVGADLGRDAADLLRLVDALPDATSRTAFIRTLRAVVDWRGQVVTMLDRCYLTRGMPTMLVWGARDAVVPLAHARTAHAAMPGSRLEVFDDAGHFPHHSDPARFVGVLEEFLGSTDPARWSPEQWRQLLRCPAPPPAGVAGTRPGPVSAT is encoded by the coding sequence ATGGCGGCCCCCACCTCGCGCCCGGCACCGGTCGGCGACCGGCTCGGCGTCGTGCCGCCGCGGGACTCGGAGCTGCGGTTCCGCACCGTGCACGGCTACCGGCGGGCGTTCCGGGTGGCCGGCTCCGGGCCTGCGGTCGTGCTCGTGCACGGCATCGGCGACAGCTCGGCGACGTGGGAGGCGGTGTTCCCCGCACTGGCCCGGCGGCATCTGGTGATCGCCCCGGACCTGCTCGGGCACGGGCACTCGGACAAGCCGCGCGCCGACTACTCCGTCGCCGCCTACGCCAACGGGGTCCGCGACCTGCTCGGAGTCCTCGGGGTGCCCCGCGCGACGCTGGTGGGGCACTCGCTCGGCGGCGGCGTCGCCATGCAGTTCGCCTACCAGTACCCCGAACGCACCGAGCGTCTCGTGCTGGTCGGCACCGGCGGCGCGGGGCCGGAGGTCACGCCGCTGCTGCGCGCGGTGAGCCTGCCCGGCGCGCACGCGGTGCTGGCGGCCTCGCAGCTGCCGCTGCTGCGGTGGCAGCTCGGGTGGGCCCTGGACGCACTGCGCCTGGTCGGGGCCGACCTCGGCCGCGACGCCGCCGACCTGCTCCGGCTGGTCGACGCGCTGCCCGACGCGACGTCGCGGACGGCGTTCATCCGGACGCTGCGCGCCGTCGTCGACTGGCGCGGGCAGGTGGTGACCATGCTCGATCGCTGCTACCTGACCCGCGGGATGCCGACCATGCTCGTGTGGGGCGCCCGGGACGCCGTCGTGCCGCTGGCGCACGCCCGCACCGCGCACGCCGCGATGCCGGGCAGCAGGCTGGAGGTCTTCGACGACGCCGGGCACTTCCCGCACCACAGCGACCCGGCCCGGTTCGTCGGGGTGCTGGAGGAGTTCCTGGGGTCCACCGACCCGGCGCGGTGGAGCCCGGAGCAGTGGCGTCAGCTGCTGCGCTGCCCCGCGCCTCCGCCCGCCGGCGTCGCCGGGACGCGGCCGGGACCGGTGTCGGCGACCTGA
- a CDS encoding vitamin B12-dependent ribonucleotide reductase, which produces MTETVGGPTTDTGDSAAAKPSRGRGKTGAKRAPGLTVQRVFTTEGVHPYEEVEWERRDVVMTNWRDGTVNFEQRGVEFPRSWSVNATNIVTSKYFRGAVGSDTRESSLKQLVERVVGTYKRAGLEHGYFATDGDAEIFDHELTWMLIHQVFSFNSPVWFNVGTASPQQVSACFILSVDDTMESILNWYREEGLIFKGGSGAGLNLSRIRSSKELLSSGGTASGPVSFMRGADASAGTIKSGGATRRAAKMVVLDVDHPDIEEFVETKAKEEAKVRVLRDAGFDMDLGGSDITSVQYQNANNSVRVTDEFMRAVEGGTDFGLRARMTGEVIERVDARKLFRGIAEAAWNCADPGIQYDGTINDWHTTPESGRISASNPCSEYMHLDNSSCNLASLNLLKFLDSDDRFDARTFAKAVELIITAMDISICFADFPTEPIADTTRRFRQLGIGYANLGALLMATGHAYDSEGGRALAGSITSLMTGAAYKRSAELAGVVGPYEGYARNAESHQRVIRKHAAENDRIRTFASSTPVQKLATEVWKQCQDIGQVNGWRNAQASVLAPTGTIGLMMDCDTTGIEPDLALVKFKKLVGGGSMQIVNQSVRRALDNLGYQAEQAEAIVEYVAEHGHVVDAPGMKPEHYEVFDCAMGDRTIAPMGHVRMMAAAQPFLSGAISKTVNMPERASVEDVERIYLEGWRLGLKALAIYRDNCKVGQPLSAGKGGDTKADAEPEKHVVVEQRPVRKRLPKKRPSETVSFTVGGAEGYLTAGSYPDDGLGEIFVKLGKQGSTLAGVMDAFSMSISVGLQYGIPLEFYVSKFSNLRFEPAGMTDDPDVRIATSVLDYLFRRLALDHLPYEKRAQLGIFSSDERSAQVENDYGTGEKLDMEEFRSSVPTTEERKETGVDPAPVEVGSSTELLELRLGKAADAPLCMTCGTKMRPAGSCYLCEGCGSTSGCS; this is translated from the coding sequence CGCGACGTCGTCATGACGAACTGGCGCGACGGCACCGTCAACTTCGAGCAGCGCGGCGTCGAGTTCCCGCGCAGCTGGTCGGTCAACGCCACCAACATCGTCACCAGCAAGTACTTCCGCGGCGCGGTGGGCTCGGACACCCGCGAGTCCAGCCTCAAGCAGCTCGTCGAGCGGGTCGTCGGCACCTACAAGCGGGCCGGTCTCGAGCACGGCTACTTCGCCACCGACGGCGACGCCGAGATCTTCGACCACGAGCTGACCTGGATGCTGATCCACCAGGTGTTCAGTTTCAACTCACCGGTGTGGTTCAACGTCGGGACCGCCAGCCCGCAGCAGGTCAGCGCCTGTTTCATCCTCTCGGTCGACGACACCATGGAGTCGATCCTGAACTGGTACCGCGAGGAGGGCCTGATCTTCAAGGGCGGCTCCGGTGCCGGCCTGAACCTCTCGCGCATCCGCTCGTCGAAGGAGTTGCTGTCCTCCGGCGGCACCGCCTCGGGCCCGGTCTCGTTCATGCGCGGTGCCGACGCCTCCGCGGGCACCATCAAGTCCGGCGGCGCCACGCGGCGCGCGGCGAAGATGGTCGTCCTCGACGTCGACCACCCCGACATCGAGGAGTTCGTCGAGACCAAGGCCAAGGAGGAGGCCAAGGTCCGCGTCCTGCGCGACGCCGGCTTCGACATGGACCTGGGCGGCTCCGACATCACCTCGGTGCAGTACCAGAACGCCAACAACTCCGTCCGCGTCACCGACGAGTTCATGCGCGCCGTCGAGGGGGGCACCGACTTCGGTCTGCGTGCCCGCATGACCGGTGAGGTCATCGAGCGCGTCGACGCCCGCAAGTTGTTCCGCGGCATCGCCGAGGCGGCCTGGAACTGCGCCGACCCCGGCATCCAGTACGACGGCACGATCAACGACTGGCACACCACTCCGGAGTCGGGGCGCATCAGCGCGTCGAACCCGTGCTCGGAGTACATGCACCTGGACAACTCCAGCTGCAACCTGGCGTCGCTGAACCTGCTGAAGTTCCTCGACTCCGACGACCGGTTCGACGCCCGGACCTTCGCCAAGGCCGTCGAGCTGATCATCACCGCGATGGACATCTCGATCTGCTTCGCGGACTTCCCGACCGAGCCGATCGCCGACACCACGCGCAGGTTCCGCCAGCTGGGCATCGGCTACGCCAACCTCGGCGCGCTGCTCATGGCCACCGGCCACGCCTACGACTCCGAGGGCGGCCGGGCGCTCGCCGGGTCCATCACCTCGCTGATGACCGGTGCCGCGTACAAGCGCTCCGCCGAGCTCGCCGGTGTCGTCGGCCCGTACGAGGGCTACGCCCGCAACGCCGAGTCCCACCAGCGCGTCATCCGCAAGCACGCCGCGGAGAACGACCGCATCCGCACCTTCGCCTCCAGCACCCCGGTGCAGAAGCTCGCCACCGAGGTCTGGAAGCAGTGCCAGGACATCGGGCAGGTCAACGGCTGGCGCAACGCGCAGGCGTCCGTGCTGGCCCCGACCGGCACGATCGGCCTGATGATGGACTGCGACACCACCGGCATCGAGCCGGACCTGGCGCTGGTCAAGTTCAAGAAGCTGGTCGGCGGCGGCTCCATGCAGATCGTCAACCAGTCGGTGCGCCGCGCCCTGGACAACCTCGGCTACCAGGCCGAGCAGGCCGAGGCGATCGTCGAGTACGTCGCCGAGCACGGCCACGTGGTCGACGCCCCGGGCATGAAGCCCGAGCACTACGAGGTGTTCGACTGCGCCATGGGCGACCGGACGATCGCCCCGATGGGCCACGTCCGCATGATGGCCGCCGCGCAGCCGTTCCTGTCCGGTGCCATCTCCAAGACGGTCAACATGCCCGAGCGGGCGAGCGTCGAGGACGTCGAGCGGATCTACCTCGAGGGGTGGCGCCTCGGCCTCAAGGCCCTGGCGATCTACCGCGACAACTGCAAGGTCGGCCAGCCGCTGTCCGCGGGCAAGGGCGGCGACACGAAGGCCGACGCCGAGCCGGAGAAGCACGTCGTCGTCGAGCAGCGACCGGTCCGCAAGCGTCTGCCGAAGAAGCGGCCCAGCGAGACCGTGTCGTTCACCGTCGGTGGCGCCGAGGGCTACCTCACCGCCGGCAGCTACCCCGACGACGGCCTCGGCGAGATCTTCGTCAAGCTCGGCAAGCAGGGCTCGACCCTGGCCGGCGTGATGGACGCCTTCTCGATGTCGATCTCGGTGGGTCTGCAGTACGGCATCCCGCTGGAGTTCTACGTCTCGAAGTTCTCCAACCTGCGCTTCGAGCCTGCCGGGATGACCGACGACCCGGACGTGCGGATCGCGACCTCGGTGCTGGACTACCTGTTCCGCCGTCTGGCGCTGGACCACCTGCCGTACGAGAAGCGCGCCCAGCTGGGCATCTTCTCCTCCGACGAGCGGTCCGCCCAGGTCGAGAACGACTACGGCACCGGCGAGAAGCTCGACATGGAGGAGTTCCGCTCCTCCGTGCCGACGACCGAGGAGCGCAAGGAGACCGGTGTCGATCCGGCGCCGGTCGAGGTCGGCAGCTCCACCGAGCTGCTCGAGCTGCGTCTGGGCAAGGCCGCCGACGCTCCGCTGTGCATGACCTGCGGGACGAAGATGCGCCCCGCCGGGTCCTGCTACCTCTGCGAGGGCTGCGGCTCCACCAGCGGCTGCAGCTGA